CGGTGTTGCCAGGCATGCTGCGGGCAACCGGTGTTTCACTGACGCTGATGGCTACGTCTGCGCTGGTGGCGATGATCATTGCATTGCTGCTATGTGCAGGAACGCTTAAACGTGGATTGCAGGGTGGCACGCCGCGTCCGGCGGGTTTTCTGGCGGCGCTGCCGACTGCGCTGCCAGAGTTTTTACTGTCTTCGCTCTTGCTGATCGTCGGTGCGGTCTGGCTGTCTCTTTTTCCGCCTTACGGCTGGATGGGCTGGCATTACGCCGTGCTGCCCTCGCTGGCGCTGGGTTTGCCTGCGGGCGGTTATCTCGGACGTATTTATTCCGATGCGCTGGCTGGTACGTTTAATGAAAGCTGGCTGACGACGTGGAGCGTGCTCGGCATTAAACGCCGCCACACGGCGCTGGCGGTCATCATGCGCGCACTGCCCGGCGTGACGCCGTTAACCGGTCTGGTACTGGTGGCGCTGACCGGCGGCGCTGTCGCGGTGGAAAAAGTGTTCGCCATCCCCGGTCTTGGTCGCGCTACGCTCGGCGCAGTGGCGGCCGGTGACTTACCGGCGTTACAGACTGGCGTGCTGATCCTGCTACTGCTTGCGTCCGTCATCGGCATACTGGCAGGCGGCGCACGGCGGCTGTTGCTTGGGCGTGCGCCGTTGCTCGGCGCTATGCCGGTTCCGGCGCAGGCCGCGCCAGCCCACAAACAACGGGCGTGGATCCCGCTGCTGTGTCTGACCATTCTGATGGCGATGGTGATTGCCGGTTTACCGCGCGATCCGCTGACGTCCGGTTCTGTGCGTTTGCAGCCGCCGTCGCCGGGGCTGCCTTTTGGAGCGGATGCGATGGGGCGTGACCTTCTCGCCCGTGTCGCGCACGGGACGCTCAATACCTGCTTACAGGCGCTGGCCGTTTCACTGATGTGTCTGGTAATCGGCATGGCGGTCGGTGCTTTCCCGCGGGCGATGACCGGCCCTGTCGAAGTGACCAACGCGCTGCCCCCGGTGATCGCCGGATTGGTGGTCGCCGCCGTGAATGGCCCGACGGCCACCGGTGCGATCATCGCCGTCACCTCCGTCAGCTGGGCACCGATCGCCGCGCATACCGCCGCGCTGGCGGGAGAGATTCAGGCGCGGCCTTATATGAAAATGCTGCAGATGGTGGGCGTCGGTGCTTTCCGCCGCACCCTCTTTTACGTGTTGCCCGCCCTCTTCGGCCCGTTACTGCGCCACGCCATGTTGCGTCTGCCGGGCATCGCGCTGGCGCTGGCCTCCCTTGGCTTTCTCGGACTGGGTGCGCCACCACCGGTGCCGGAATGGGGACGCGTGCTGGCCGAGGGAATGCCTTACATCGAACGCGCCGGATGGAGTGTCTTCGCCCCAGCTGCCGCGCTTTGTGTGTTATCTGTCATGACGGTCACGCTGAGCAGCCTGAGATGGAAAAAACCATCAACCGCACACTGAAACGTTATCTGAATCGCTAAATCGCGCTAAGCTGTCGGCTCGATTTTTAAGGGGTGACAGGAAATGGATGCGCGTAAACCGCTGGACGGATTCGCCAGCAGTGTGATGGTGGTGTTGTGTGTTATCTGGGGCGTGCAGCAGGTGGCGATCAAAAGCGCCGCGGCGGACATCACGCCGTTATTGCAGGTCGCACTGCGCTCCGGCATCGCCGGGCTGGCAGTAATGATTTTACTGCTGGTACGTCAGCGGAGAATTCCGTTCAGCGCCGACAATCTTGGCCCTGGTTTGCTGGTCGGCCTGCTGTTCTCAATCGAGTTTATGTTTGTCGCCGAAGGGCTGCGGTTCACCACGGCAGCGCACATGGCGGTATTCCTCTACACTGCCCCAATCTTTGCCGCGCTGGGGCTGCATTTTCTGGTGCCGGAAGAGCGGCTGAGCGGGCTGCAATGGTCGGGCGTGGGCGTAACGTTCATCGGCGTAATAGTGGCGTTTCTGTTTGGCGGCCATACCGCGAATTCGCCGCAGGCCAGCAATATGCTGCTCGGCGACTTCTTCGGCCTGCTGGCGGGGGCGTTCTGGGGTATGACCACCCTTGTGGTGCGCCGCAGTAAACTTTCCTCCGGCAGCGCCACCATGACGCTGTTCTATCAGCTGGCAGGGGCTTTCGTGCTGCTCGGCGGGCTGGCGCTGCTGACCGGCCAGACCCATTTCCATCTCACGCCGGTGTCGGTCACCAGTATGGTATTCCAGAGCGTGGTCGTCACCTTCGCCAGCTATCTCGCCTGGTTCAGCCTGATGCGCCGCTATCACGCATCCCGGCTGGGGATCCTGTCATTTATGACGCCGGTATTCGGCATTATCGCCGGTGTGATTTTCCTGCATGAACCACTGAAGGTGAATTTCATTATCGGTGCCCTGCTGATTATGATGGGCATTCTGACCGTCAGCGCCGAAAGCGTGCTAAAGCAATGGGTGGCAAAGCGGCGCAAACAGTAAAATGATAAATACCACCGAACTGATCCCCGGTTTATACCCACTGGTTTCTCTCTTTGAGGTCGGAAATTGTGATGGTTTTTATCATCCATCACATAAAGAGTGGGTGTTTATCCTAGCCATGCCAACGATTCCAAACCTGAATCAGTAACCAGGCAGCAATTACCCAGCACCCTACGGCAGCAGTCAGAGCGAGTGGTAATTTCAGAAAATTTAACAGCAGATACAAAGAAACGAGATAAACCAAATAGGGGATCACAGCCCACATCCCGAAAAGAATAGTCGTGCGTAAAGCGTCTAGTGAGCGTTCGGTGCCAACGATGTAATGAGCAATAAGCGCAAATGTTGGGAACAGAGGTACAAGACCAGCAATATAGTAGTTTCTTGACTTCGATAAGATGCCTATCAGCACCACGACCAACGCACCAATTAATGCCTTAAATATCAGCCCCATAACATTCGCACTCTTAATATTAAACACCAGACCTTGCCGAAGGCACATCATGGTGTCAATGATTTAATCATACAGGTTATTGATATTTGACACTTTCGATGTGCCTTTGAGGGGCTTCGGGTTCGAGCAAGCGCGCTCCCGTTAGATGGGATGCGCAAATCCAGTTTCAGGCTTTCAGGCCGCAACTTGTTGCGCTTGTAAAACCAGTGCTCAGGCGGCTCGTTGGTTAGGTCGACGGAACACCCGCTATATGACACCTCGGCGACACCGAACCTTGCAAACCATTCGGCGACTTCGGGGTGGGTAGGATGGTCGAACATATTTTCCATGCTCCTTAAAAAGCGTCATATAGCACAACAGCTTATCGCACGTAGCAGCCCAATAAAATCCTTTTGGGCTGATATATGCCAACAGCGAACGTTATACTTGCCAAAAAAAATATATCCATACCTCTATCAATGGATTTATAAATAAAGAAAATTACTTTATTGCCGATAACAAGTTTAATTAAAATTTAGAATTGGGTAGAATTTGTAAAATTGATCTCAGTAAATAAAGGTGACCGTATTACTTAAAAACTAAGCATTTTTTTATTTATTTGTAAAAGTGTACGTAAGTAAAGTTCGCTTTTTGCTAAGAGCAGATCC
Above is a window of Enterobacteriaceae bacterium Kacie_13 DNA encoding:
- a CDS encoding EamA family transporter, with the translated sequence MDARKPLDGFASSVMVVLCVIWGVQQVAIKSAAADITPLLQVALRSGIAGLAVMILLLVRQRRIPFSADNLGPGLLVGLLFSIEFMFVAEGLRFTTAAHMAVFLYTAPIFAALGLHFLVPEERLSGLQWSGVGVTFIGVIVAFLFGGHTANSPQASNMLLGDFFGLLAGAFWGMTTLVVRRSKLSSGSATMTLFYQLAGAFVLLGGLALLTGQTHFHLTPVSVTSMVFQSVVVTFASYLAWFSLMRRYHASRLGILSFMTPVFGIIAGVIFLHEPLKVNFIIGALLIMMGILTVSAESVLKQWVAKRRKQ
- a CDS encoding ABC transporter permease subunit codes for the protein MSESLYCRTCASISRFRQSQPTTLLPLISRLLTLAAIVVLIGLLPWLSGTDPALSLLRARSGDQEATAETLNAIRLSLGLDQGPWHALTHWLSGLLRGDAGISWVSGLPVLPGMLRATGVSLTLMATSALVAMIIALLLCAGTLKRGLQGGTPRPAGFLAALPTALPEFLLSSLLLIVGAVWLSLFPPYGWMGWHYAVLPSLALGLPAGGYLGRIYSDALAGTFNESWLTTWSVLGIKRRHTALAVIMRALPGVTPLTGLVLVALTGGAVAVEKVFAIPGLGRATLGAVAAGDLPALQTGVLILLLLASVIGILAGGARRLLLGRAPLLGAMPVPAQAAPAHKQRAWIPLLCLTILMAMVIAGLPRDPLTSGSVRLQPPSPGLPFGADAMGRDLLARVAHGTLNTCLQALAVSLMCLVIGMAVGAFPRAMTGPVEVTNALPPVIAGLVVAAVNGPTATGAIIAVTSVSWAPIAAHTAALAGEIQARPYMKMLQMVGVGAFRRTLFYVLPALFGPLLRHAMLRLPGIALALASLGFLGLGAPPPVPEWGRVLAEGMPYIERAGWSVFAPAAALCVLSVMTVTLSSLRWKKPSTAH